The following are from one region of the Falco cherrug isolate bFalChe1 chromosome 19, bFalChe1.pri, whole genome shotgun sequence genome:
- the MTMR11 gene encoding myotubularin-related protein 11: MSRRRRRRPAFPGLPGELVLEEAAGARPRSADTDGPGPGPGTLLCTNRRLAFLPARPPGARAFLPSEYDVALPCICELVAASSFAKPKVLTATSTLKFIPEELAVFCRDFRLLRFYFQENGLAPQAFRVANAIAQAREAAWLGGDDEGRGGCSCPTEDEGRLEEEEDENEEEEEEEEEEEEEEEEEGSAATLLFESLRDWEKELKRLGAAGWRVSAVNERFDMAPSLPRYLWVPSGLLDHDLKRTFAHFEEHRVPRLCWHHPGGSDLLRAAGFHAASEPSSEDMRCLEALLLGGRGPCVLADTAELPTLADIQLAHLKLRALCLPGAAAEEKWLSALEGTRWLDHVRTCLRKAVEVVSLLAGRRCSVLLQEPSDRDLNCLLSSLVQLLGDPHSRSLPGFQSLVQREWVAAGHPFPHRLGLLRRDTPRQEVRAPRAPPPPPHRGGRQGAQGGIPGDPRAVTPVFLKK; encoded by the exons AtgagccgccgccgccgccgccgcccggcctTCCCCGGCCTCCCAG gggagctggtgctggaggaggcggcgggggcccggccccgcagcgcgGACACCgacggccccggccccggccccgggacGCTGCTGTGCACCAACCGCCGCCTGGCCTTCCTGCCCGCCCGG ccccccggTGCCCGAGCCTTCCTCCCCAGCGAGTACGACGTGGCGCTGCCCTGCATCTGCGAGCTGGTGGCAG ccagcagctttgCCAAGCCCAAGGTGCTGACGGCCACCTCCACCCTCAAGTTCATCCCTGAGGAACTGGCCGTCTTCTGCCGGGATTTCCGCCTGCTCCGCTTCTACTTCCAGGAAAACGGGTTGGCTCCGCAGGCATTTCGG GTGGCCAACGCCATCGCCCAGGCGCGGGAGGCGGCGTGGCTGGGGGGTGACGATGAGGGACGTggtggctgctcctgccccaccgAAGATGAAGGccggctggaggaggaggaggatgagaatgaggaggaggaggaggaggaggaggaggaggaggaggaggaggaggaggaaggctcgGCTGCCACGCTGCTCTTCGAGAGCCTGCGCGACTGGGAGAAGGAGCTGAAGCGCCTGGGTGCCGCGGGCTGGAGGGTCAGCGCCGTCAACGAGCGCTTTGACATGGCCCCCAG CCTCCCCCGGTACCTGTGGGTGCCCAGCGGGCTCCTGGACCACGACCTCAAGCGGACCTTCGCCCACTTCGAGGAGCACCGGGTGCCT CGCCTGTGCTGGCACCACCCGGGCGGCAGTGACCTGCTGAGAGCCGCCGGCTTCCACGCGGCCTCAGAACCGAGCAGCGAGGACATGAG GTGCCTggaggctctgctgctggggggccgggggcccTGCGTGCTGGCCGACACCGCCGAGCTGCCCACCCTGGCCGACATCCAGCTCGCCCACCTCAAGCTGCGGGCGCTCTGCCTGCCCg GCGCGGCGGCAGAGGAGAAGTGGCTGTCGGCGCTGGAGGGGACGCGCTGGCTGGACCACGTGCG cacttGCTTGAGAAAAGCCGTGGAGGTGGTGTCGCTGCTGGCGGGGAGACGCTGCTCCGTCCTCCTGCAAG AGCCGTCGGACCGGGACCTGAACTGCCTGCTGTCCTCGctggtgcagctgctgggggacCCCCACTCCCGCAGCCTTCCCGGCTTCCAGAGCCTGGTGCAGCGGGAGTGGGTGGCCGCCGGGCACCCCTTCCCCCACCGCCTGGGGCTGCTGCGCCGCGACACCCCCCGGCAGGAGGTCAgagccccccgcgcccccccaccccctccccatcgTGGTGGGCGACAG GGAGCCCAGGGAGGGATCCCGGGGGATCCCAGGGCAGTAACACCCGTATTCCTCAAAAAATGA
- the OTUD7B gene encoding OTU domain-containing protein 7B, whose amino-acid sequence MDIVLSDFVRSTGAEPGLARDLLEGKNWDLSAALSDFEQLRQVHAGNLPHSFNEGRGYRPPEKEAARPGRPPLQRQDDIVQEKRLSRGISHASSTIVSLARSHVSSNGSSEHLLEMPICTFQLPDLTVYTEDFRSFIERDLIEQSMLVALEQAGRLNWWANVDPSCQRLLPLATTGDGNCLLHAASLGMWGFHDRDLMLRKSLYTLMDKGVEREALKRRWRWQQTQQNKESGLVYTEEEWQKEWNELIKLASSEPRVHYGTNGGGCGGVESSEEPVYESLEEFHVFVLAHVLKRPIVVVADTMLRDSGGEAFAPIPFGGIYLPLEVPANKCHRSPLVLAYDQAHFSALVSMEQKETTKDQAVIPLTDSEHKLLPVHFAVDPGKDWQWGKDDSDNVKLASVTLSLEAKLHLLHSYMNVKWITLPCDTQAPLAQPESPTASAGDDARSAVESGESDKESVCSSSASNGGGRACKDKEKPKKDREKEKEKDKKRADSVANKLGSFGKTLGSKLKKNMGGLMHPKTMKGGVSNGQGDTLEKKKKGSLKSRKGSKEESSQGDLSAPVEKSCPGKAPPEKPSDPYKYSNDVRLSLSILRAAMQGERKFIFAGHLKTSNRHQYQEEMIQRYLLDAEERFLAEQKQKEVEKKALGSAAPAKKPEPEASAHKGEEAMLGPAYPPPPPAYPLQTPDLAVGAKITAFPSGYSGVFTFPRPSLVSGGEGSHPPGYPDGRRQVAGGSCLPPYATLPRHCPQARANPHQSSPPQLGRFSPTDMDIHPSLPVGSACLPPHSNGYRDPPEQDSAQKGTSADKNKSRLLYNVQQTKCKQPNCSFYGHPETGNFCSCCYKEELKRKEREAVGHRF is encoded by the exons ATGGACATCGTCCTGTCGGATTTTGTTCGCTCAACGGGGGCAGAGCCGGGACTGGCCAGAGACCTCCTGGAAG GCAAGAACTGGGATCTGAGTGCAGCCCTGAGTGACTTCGAGCAGCTGAGGCAAGTGCACGCCGGCAACCTACCCCATTCCTTCAACGAGGGACGCGGCTACAGACCCCCCGAAAAAGAAGCGGCTCGTCCCGGGCGCCCGCCGCTCCAGCGGCAGGATGATATTGTGCAAG AAAAGCGCCTGTCTCGAGGCATCTCCCACGCCAGCTCAACCATCGTCTCCCTGGCCCGCTCCCACGTCTCCAGCAACGGCAGCAGCGAACATCTGCTGGAGATGCCCATTTGCACCTTCCAGCTGCCCGACCTCACCGTCTACACCGAGGATTTCCGCAGCTTCATCGAGCGAGACCTCATTGAGCAGTCCATGCTGgtggcactggagcaggctg GTCGGCTGAACTGGTGGGCAAACGTGGATCCCAGTTGCCAGCGGCTGCTTCCACTGGCCACCACCGGCGACGGGAACTGCCTGCTCCACGCCGCCTCCCTGG GTATGTGGGGTTTCCACGACCGAGATCTCATGCTTCGCAAATCCCTTTACACCCTGATGGATAAAGGCGTGGAGAGGGAAGCCCTGAAGCGGAGGTGGCGCTGGCAGCAGACACAGCAGAACAAGGAG tctggTCTCGTCTACACCGAAGAGGAGTGGCAGAAGGAGTGGAACGAGCTGATCAAACTGGCATCCAGCGAGCCTCGCGTGCACTACGGCACCAacggcggcggctgcggggg CGTTGAAAGCTCGGAGGAGCCGGTGTACGAGAGCCTGGAGGAGTTCCACGTCTTTGTCCTCGCCCACGTGCTGAAGCGACCCATCGTGGTGGTGGCGGACACGATGCTGCGGGACTCGGGGGGAGAAG CCTTTGCCCCTATTCCCTTTGGAGGGATCTACCTTCCCCTGGAGGTACCAGCCAACAAATGCCACCGTTCTCCGCTGGTCCTGGCGTACGACCAAGCCCATTTCTCTGCCCTGGTGTCCATGGAGCAGAAGGAAACCACAAAAGATCAAG ccgTGATCCCCCTGACGGACTCGGAGCACAAGCTGCTCCCCGTGCACTTCGCCGTGGATCCGGGGAAGGACTGGCAGTGGGGGAAGGACGACAGCGACAACGTCAAGCTGGCCAG TGTGACGTTATCGCTGGAAGCGAAGCTGCACTTGCTGCACAGCTACATGAATGTGAAATGGATCACGTTGCCTTGTGACACGCAG GCGCCTCTGGCCCAGCCGGAATCCCCTACAGCCTCCGCGGGCGACGATGCTCGTTCAGCTGTGGAGTCGGGCGAGTCGGACAAGGAGTCGGTCTGCAGCAGTTCGGCAAGCAACGGCGGCGGCAGGGCTTGCAAGGACAAAGAGAAACCAAAGAAAGACcgagaaaaagagaaggaaaaagataaaaaacgGGCAGACTCGGTTGCCAACAAGCTGGGCAGCTTTGGCAAGACTTTGGGAAGCAAGCTAAAAAAGAACATGGGCGGCTTGATGCACCCCAAGACGATGAAGGGAGGCGTGAGCAACGGGCAGGGAGACACcctggagaagaagaagaaaggatcCTTGAAGTCaaggaaaggcagcaaagaGGAATCTTCCCAAGGAGACTTGTCAGCTCCTGTGGAGAAGAGCTGCCCGGGTAAAGCACCCCCCGAAAAGCCGTCGGACCCCTACAAGTACAGCAACGACGTCCGGCTGAGCCTGAGCATCCTGCGCGCTGCCATGCAGGGGGAGCGCAAGTTCATCTTTGCCGGCCACCTCAAGACCAGCAACCGGCACCAGTACCAGGAGGAGATGATCCAGAGGTACCTCCTGGATGCCGAGGAACGCTTCCTGGCCgagcagaaacaaaaggaggtgGAAAAGAAGGCGCTGGGGAGCGCTGCCCCTGCCAAGAAGCCGGAGCCCGAGGCGAGCGCCCACAAGGGCGAGGAAGCGATGCTCGGCCCCGCTtaccccccgcctccccccgcctACCCCCTCCAGACCCCGGATCTGGCCGTCGGCGCTAAAATAACGGCTTTTCCCTCTGGCTATTCGGGCGTTTTCACCTTTCCCAGACCCTCCCTGGTCAGCGGGGGGGAGGGCTCGCACCCCCCCGGCTACCCAGATGGCCGGCGGCAGGTAGCCGGGGggtcctgccttcctccctACGCCACCTTACCCCGGCACTGCCCCCAGGCGCGGGCGAACCCCCACCAAAGcagccccccccagctggggaggTTCTCCCCCACGGACATGGACATCCATCCCAGCCTCCCGGTGGGCTCAGCCTGCCTCCCCCCGCACAGCAACGGCTACAGGGACCCCCCGGAGCAGGACAGCGCGCAGAAAGGGACGTCGGcggataaaaataaaagccgGCTGCTTTATAACGTGCAGCAGACCAAATGCAAGCAGCCGAACTGCAGTTTTTATGGACATCCAGAAACTGGGaatttctgctcctgctgttaCAAGGAGGAGCTGAAGCGCAAGGAGCGGGAGGCTGTGGGGCACAGGTTCTGA
- the LOC102051378 gene encoding nuclear receptor subfamily 2 group F member 5-like, whose amino-acid sequence MAHAPSSPGQYPMVPGDPYGGHGYLSGFISLLLRAEPYPPARYGTQCLQPSGVVGIESICELAARLLFSAIEWAKGIPFFPDLQLSDQVALLRLGWSELFVLNAAQSALPLHAAPLLAAAGLHAAPMAAEHVVAFMDHIRLFQEQVEKLKALHVDAAEYACLKAVALFSPDAVGLSDPGQVAGLQEKSQCALEEHVRRQHPSQPSRFGRLLLRLPALRSVSAPGIQQLFFSRLVGKTPIETLIRDMLLAGATLNWPYGPMQ is encoded by the exons ATGGCTCACGCCCCGAGCAGCCCCGGCCAGTACCCCATGGTCCCCGGCGACCCCTACGGTGGCCACGGCTACTTAAGCGGCTTCATCTCATTGCTGCTCCGCGCCGAACCGTACCCCCCGGCTCGCTACGGCACCCAGTGCTTGCAGCCCAGCGGCGTGGTGGGCATCGAGAGCATCTGCGAACTGGCCGCGCGGCTCCTCTTCAGTGCCATCGAGTGGGCCAAGGGCATCCCCTTCTTCCCGGACTTGCAGCTCTCGGATCAAGTGGCCTTGCTGCGGCTGGGCTGGAGCGAGCTGTTCGTGCTGAACGCGGCGCAGTCGGCGTTGCCGTTGCACGCCGCCCCGTTGCTGGCCGCCGCCGGGCTGCACGCCGCCCCCATGGCCGCAGAGCACGTGGTGGCCTTCATGGACCACATCCGCCTCTTCCAGGAGCAGGTGGAGAAGCTGAAGGCGCTGCACGTCGACGCCGCCGAGTACGCCTGCCTCAAGGCCGTGGCCCTCTTCTCCCCCG ACGCAGTGGGGCTGTCGGACCCGGGGCAGGTGGCCGGCCTGCAGGAGAAGTCGCAGTGCGCGCTGGAGGAGCACGTGCGGCGGCAgcaccccagccagcccagccgcTTCGGGCGCCTGCTGCTGCGCCTGCCCGCCCTGCGCAGCGTCTCCGCCCCCGGCATCCAGCAGCTCTTCTTCAGCCGCCTGGTGGGCAAGACCCCCATCGAGACCCTCATCCGCGACATGCTGCTCGCCGGTGCCACCCTCAACTGGCCCTACGGCCCCATGCAGTGA